The Gillisia sp. Hel_I_86 genome has a segment encoding these proteins:
- the rpsD gene encoding 30S ribosomal protein S4 gives MARYTGPKTKIARKFGEAIFGDDKSFEKRNYPPGQHGNNRRRGKKSEYAIQLMEKQKAKYTYGVLERQFRNMFEKATRSTGITGEVLLQLCESRLDNVVYRMGVSPSRSGARQLVSHRHITVNGDVLNVPSYQVKPGDVIAVREKSKSLEAINNSLANSSATYEWMTWNNETKQGTFVSVPARVQIPENINEQFIVELYSK, from the coding sequence ATGGCAAGATATACTGGTCCAAAGACTAAAATAGCTCGTAAATTTGGCGAGGCTATATTCGGAGACGACAAGTCTTTCGAAAAAAGAAATTACCCTCCGGGACAACATGGTAACAACCGTAGAAGAGGTAAAAAATCTGAATATGCAATCCAATTAATGGAGAAGCAAAAAGCAAAGTACACGTATGGTGTATTGGAGCGTCAGTTCAGGAACATGTTTGAAAAAGCAACCAGATCTACCGGTATTACTGGTGAGGTTCTTTTGCAATTATGTGAATCCAGATTAGATAATGTAGTTTACAGAATGGGAGTTTCTCCTTCTAGAAGTGGTGCGAGACAATTGGTTTCCCACAGGCACATCACTGTAAACGGAGATGTATTAAACGTACCATCTTACCAAGTGAAGCCAGGAGATGTAATTGCGGTAAGGGAAAAATCTAAATCTTTGGAAGCGATCAATAATTCGCTTGCAAATTCAAGTGCCACTTATGAGTGGATGACCTGGAACAACGAAACTAAGCAAGGAACGTTTGTTTCTGTTCCTGCAAGAGTACAGATTCCAGAAAATATAAATGAACAATTCATAGTCGAATTATATTCGAAATAA
- the carA gene encoding glutamine-hydrolyzing carbamoyl-phosphate synthase small subunit has translation MKYQTRKKAIILLADGTIFHGKSVGDKDGSAVGEVCFNTGMTGYQEIFTDPSYFGQLMVTTNAHIGNYGVKEEENESEKAKISGLICKNFSYNYSRPSADGSLSSFLDDSNLFAISDIDTRALVAYIRENGAMNAIISTDVDNIEGLKEQLKAVPDMNGLELASKVSTKEPYFFGNKNATYKIAALDIGIKKNILRNLAERDAYIKVFPFDATYEDLSSWSPDGYFLSNGPGDPQPLSAAINLTKRILEKDHPLFGICLGHQVIAIANGISTYKMHHGHRGINHPVLNLKTGRGEITSQNHGFSVDRAETEAHPNVKITHVCINDNTIGGMEITNKNCFSVQYHPEASPGPHDASYLFDEFIERIKTSNI, from the coding sequence ATGAAATACCAAACTAGAAAAAAAGCAATTATTCTTTTAGCAGACGGAACCATTTTTCATGGAAAATCTGTTGGAGACAAAGATGGAAGTGCAGTAGGAGAAGTATGTTTTAATACTGGGATGACAGGATATCAGGAGATCTTTACAGATCCCTCTTATTTTGGCCAATTAATGGTTACTACCAATGCACATATTGGAAATTATGGGGTAAAGGAAGAAGAGAACGAATCTGAAAAAGCCAAGATCTCAGGATTGATCTGTAAGAATTTCAGTTATAATTATTCTCGTCCTTCGGCAGATGGATCCTTATCTAGTTTTCTAGATGATAGTAATCTTTTTGCTATCTCAGATATAGATACCAGAGCCTTGGTGGCTTATATCCGAGAGAATGGAGCAATGAACGCTATTATTTCTACAGATGTAGATAATATAGAAGGTCTTAAAGAGCAATTGAAAGCAGTTCCAGATATGAATGGTTTGGAATTAGCTTCAAAAGTGTCTACTAAAGAACCTTATTTCTTCGGAAATAAAAACGCTACTTATAAAATTGCAGCATTGGATATAGGAATTAAGAAAAATATTCTAAGAAATTTAGCTGAAAGGGATGCCTATATAAAAGTATTTCCTTTTGATGCTACTTATGAAGACCTTAGTTCTTGGAGCCCTGATGGATATTTTCTCTCTAATGGTCCCGGTGATCCACAACCACTTAGCGCTGCTATTAATTTGACCAAAAGAATTTTGGAGAAAGATCATCCATTATTTGGAATTTGTTTGGGACATCAAGTTATAGCTATAGCAAATGGCATTTCCACTTATAAGATGCATCATGGGCATCGAGGGATAAACCATCCAGTACTTAACTTAAAAACCGGCAGAGGAGAGATCACTTCTCAGAATCACGGTTTCTCTGTAGATAGGGCAGAAACGGAGGCACATCCAAATGTAAAGATCACGCACGTTTGTATAAATGATAATACAATTGGTGGAATGGAAATCACCAACAAGAATTGTTTTTCTGTACAGTATCATCCAGAAGCAAGTCCGGGACCACATGATGCAAGTTATTTATTCGACGAATTTATAGAGCGAATAAAAACTTCTAACATATAA
- the ctlX gene encoding citrulline utilization hydrolase CtlX, protein MEQITNTILMVRPVNFRMNEETAVNNYFQEDLQLKNEEINAKAQNEFDAFVNKLKAVGVNVVVVNDKKDFDTPDSIFPNNWVSFHQDGKVAVYPMFAENRRRERRMEFFEVLEAQGFKISDVVDYTEAEDEKVYLEGTGVLILDRINRKAYCALSVRADEELLIEFCEDFEYSPVIFHAYQDVDGKRLPIYHTNVMMCVAEEFAVICADSIDDAKERKSVLKHLKQDGKQVITITEAQMHQFAGNMLQVKGEADKKYLVMSAAAHKSLTNSQISTIEKHCEILSSDLSTIETCGGGSARCMMAEVFLPKA, encoded by the coding sequence ATGGAGCAAATAACAAATACTATTCTAATGGTTCGTCCTGTAAATTTCAGGATGAATGAAGAAACTGCCGTTAATAATTATTTTCAGGAAGACCTTCAGTTAAAGAATGAAGAGATAAATGCCAAAGCTCAAAATGAATTCGATGCTTTTGTAAACAAGTTAAAAGCTGTTGGAGTAAATGTGGTTGTTGTAAACGATAAAAAAGATTTTGATACTCCAGATTCTATTTTCCCCAATAACTGGGTTTCCTTTCATCAAGATGGAAAAGTGGCGGTATATCCAATGTTTGCTGAAAATAGGCGTAGAGAGCGCAGAATGGAATTTTTTGAAGTTTTGGAAGCTCAAGGTTTTAAGATTTCAGATGTTGTGGATTATACCGAAGCTGAAGATGAAAAAGTATATTTAGAGGGCACCGGGGTTTTAATCCTGGACCGGATAAACAGAAAAGCCTATTGTGCACTCTCTGTAAGGGCCGATGAGGAATTGCTTATTGAATTTTGTGAAGATTTCGAATATTCTCCAGTGATTTTTCATGCTTATCAAGATGTAGATGGTAAAAGATTGCCTATTTACCATACCAATGTAATGATGTGTGTGGCGGAAGAATTTGCTGTGATATGTGCAGATTCTATTGATGATGCCAAGGAGCGCAAAAGTGTTTTAAAACACTTAAAGCAAGATGGAAAACAAGTGATCACTATCACGGAGGCTCAAATGCATCAGTTCGCAGGGAATATGTTACAAGTAAAGGGAGAAGCAGATAAAAAATATTTGGTGATGAGTGCAGCTGCACATAAAAGTTTAACGAATTCCCAGATTAGCACTATAGAAAAGCATTGTGAAATATTAAGTTCAGACTTAAGCACAATAGAAACCTGTGGAGGGGGAAGTGCCCGCTGTATGATGGCTGAAGTGTTCTTGCCAAAAGCTTAA
- a CDS encoding citrate synthase produces the protein MSKVATLEIDGKKYEFPVIVGSENEVAIDIKNLRGGSGVITLDPGFKNTGSCESAITFLDGEKGILRYRGYSIEELAEKADFLEVVFLLIFGELPTKVELDKFKEDIKLQSEVNLDMKKVIKGFPSTAHPMGMLSSLTSALIAFNPKSVNVDSEEDMYKAVVKLLAKFPTLAAWTLRRINNQPLENRDNNLGYVESFLKMMFQKPGEEYKLNKNVVEALDKLLILHADHEQNCSTSTVRIVGSSKAGLFASISAGVSALWGPLHGGANQAVIEMLEEIKADGGDTSKFIAKAKDKEDPFRLMGFGHRVYKNFDPRAKIIKKAADEVLAELGVEDPILDIAKSLEKAALEDEYFVERKLYPNVDFYSGIIYRAMGIPTEMFTVMFAVGRLPGWIAQWREMRLGKEPIGRPRQVYIGENLRSFNELDNR, from the coding sequence ATGTCAAAAGTCGCTACGTTAGAGATAGATGGAAAGAAATACGAATTCCCGGTAATAGTTGGATCAGAAAATGAAGTTGCCATAGATATCAAGAATCTTAGAGGAGGGTCGGGGGTAATTACCTTGGATCCGGGATTTAAGAATACAGGTAGTTGTGAAAGTGCAATTACATTTTTGGATGGGGAAAAGGGAATCTTAAGATATAGGGGATATTCCATAGAGGAATTGGCAGAAAAAGCCGACTTTTTGGAAGTGGTGTTTTTATTGATTTTCGGTGAATTGCCAACTAAGGTGGAATTGGATAAATTTAAAGAAGATATCAAGCTTCAAAGTGAAGTGAACCTTGATATGAAAAAGGTGATAAAAGGCTTTCCCTCTACGGCACACCCAATGGGAATGCTTTCTTCCCTAACTAGTGCCCTTATTGCCTTCAATCCAAAATCTGTAAATGTAGATTCTGAAGAAGATATGTACAAGGCAGTTGTTAAGTTGTTGGCCAAATTCCCAACGCTTGCTGCTTGGACATTAAGAAGAATAAATAACCAACCATTAGAAAATAGAGATAACAATTTAGGTTATGTAGAGAGCTTCTTGAAAATGATGTTCCAAAAACCAGGTGAAGAATATAAACTGAATAAGAATGTAGTGGAAGCTTTGGATAAGTTATTGATCCTACATGCAGATCACGAGCAAAACTGCTCTACTTCCACAGTAAGAATCGTTGGTTCTTCTAAAGCAGGGTTATTTGCCTCAATTTCGGCCGGGGTGTCTGCATTATGGGGACCACTTCATGGTGGAGCTAACCAAGCAGTTATCGAAATGCTGGAAGAGATCAAAGCCGATGGTGGGGATACTTCAAAATTCATAGCGAAAGCAAAAGATAAAGAAGACCCATTTAGATTGATGGGCTTTGGGCATAGGGTATACAAGAATTTCGACCCTAGGGCCAAAATCATTAAAAAAGCAGCAGATGAAGTTTTAGCAGAACTTGGGGTAGAAGATCCTATTTTGGATATTGCTAAAAGCCTGGAAAAAGCAGCTTTGGAAGATGAATATTTCGTAGAGCGTAAATTGTATCCCAACGTAGATTTCTATTCAGGAATTATTTACCGTGCAATGGGAATTCCAACCGAAATGTTCACGGTGATGTTTGCAGTAGGAAGATTGCCGGGATGGATCGCTCAATGGAGGGAGATGAGATTAGGAAAGGAACCAATCGGGAGGCCACGCCAAGTTTATATTGGAGAAAACTTAAGGTCTTTTAATGAGCTCGATAATAGATAA
- a CDS encoding DNA-directed RNA polymerase subunit alpha, whose protein sequence is MAILNFQKPDKVIMIDSTEFEGKFEFRPLEPGYGLTVGNALRRVLLSSLEGFAITSVRIEGVDHEFSTIPGVVEDVTEIILNLKQVRFKRQIDEIDNEAVTISVSGQEQLTAGHFQKFISGFQILNPDLVICNLDKKVSFNMELSVEKGRGYVPAEENKKANAPLGTIFTDSVYTPIKNVKYSIENFRVEQKTDYEKLVFEIISDGSIHPKDALTEAAKTLIHHFMLFSDERITLEADEIAQTETYDEESLHMRQLLKTKLVDMDLSVRALNCLKAAEVDTLGDLVSYNKNDLMKFRNFGKKSLTELEELVNNKGLNFGMDLSKYKLDKD, encoded by the coding sequence ATGGCAATACTAAATTTTCAGAAGCCCGATAAAGTTATAATGATTGATTCCACTGAATTCGAAGGGAAGTTTGAATTTCGCCCTTTGGAACCAGGATATGGATTAACTGTTGGTAACGCTTTAAGGAGAGTACTGTTATCATCTTTAGAAGGATTCGCAATAACTTCAGTTCGCATTGAGGGGGTTGATCACGAATTCTCTACTATCCCTGGGGTAGTGGAAGATGTTACAGAAATTATATTAAACCTGAAACAAGTAAGGTTTAAAAGGCAAATTGATGAAATAGACAATGAAGCCGTTACAATTTCTGTTTCTGGACAAGAGCAGCTTACAGCCGGTCATTTTCAAAAATTCATCTCTGGTTTCCAGATCCTAAATCCAGATTTAGTGATTTGTAACCTTGATAAAAAAGTGAGTTTCAACATGGAACTTTCAGTGGAAAAAGGTCGTGGGTATGTTCCTGCAGAAGAAAACAAAAAAGCAAACGCACCTTTAGGTACTATTTTTACAGATTCGGTGTACACTCCGATCAAAAATGTGAAATATAGCATCGAGAACTTCCGTGTAGAGCAAAAAACCGATTATGAAAAATTGGTTTTTGAAATCATCTCGGACGGTTCTATTCATCCTAAGGATGCATTAACAGAAGCTGCAAAAACCTTGATCCACCATTTTATGTTGTTCTCTGATGAGCGTATTACGCTAGAGGCAGATGAGATAGCACAAACTGAAACTTATGATGAAGAATCCCTTCACATGAGACAGTTGCTAAAAACCAAATTGGTAGATATGGATCTTTCTGTAAGGGCGCTTAACTGTTTAAAGGCTGCTGAAGTTGACACCTTGGGTGATTTAGTATCCTACAACAAAAATGACTTGATGAAGTTCCGTAATTTCGGGAAGAAATCTTTGACCGAGCTGGAAGAGCTTGTGAACAATAAAGGTTTAAACTTTGGAATGGATCTTTCAAAATATAAATTGGATAAAGACTAG
- the eno gene encoding phosphopyruvate hydratase → MSIIINIHARQIFDSRGNPTVEVDVLTENGILGRAAVPSGASTGEHEAVELRDGGKAYMGKGVSKAVDNVNKIIGEELLGFSIFDQNLIDQVMIEIDGTPNKAKLGANAILGVSLAVAKAAAQELGLPLYRYIGGVSANTLPVPMMNIINGGSHSDAPIAFQEFMVMPVKAKSFTHAMQMGSEIFHHLKKVLHDRGLSTAVGDEGGFAPTLDGTEDALETILLAIKNAGYKGGDEVMIALDCAAAEFYVKGKYDYTKFEGDQGKIRTSEEQATYLTELSEKYPIISIEDGMDENDWEGWKSLTDKCGDKVQLVGDDLFVTNVERLSRGIKEGIANSILIKVNQIGTLTETIATVNMAKNAGYTCVMSHRSGETEDNTIADLAVALNTGQIKTGSASRSDRMAKYNQLLRIEEELESVAYYPQMNAFKV, encoded by the coding sequence ATGAGTATAATAATAAACATTCATGCCCGTCAAATATTTGATTCACGCGGAAACCCAACTGTAGAAGTAGATGTATTAACCGAAAATGGCATACTGGGCAGGGCAGCGGTCCCTTCTGGAGCGTCTACCGGTGAACACGAAGCTGTGGAGCTTCGTGATGGCGGCAAAGCATATATGGGAAAAGGAGTTTCCAAAGCGGTGGATAATGTAAATAAAATCATTGGCGAAGAACTTTTGGGGTTTTCAATTTTCGATCAAAATCTAATTGATCAGGTAATGATCGAGATCGACGGAACTCCAAATAAAGCAAAATTGGGGGCAAATGCAATTTTAGGAGTTTCCCTAGCCGTGGCAAAAGCTGCTGCACAGGAACTTGGATTGCCATTATATAGATATATTGGAGGGGTAAGTGCTAATACGCTTCCAGTGCCAATGATGAATATCATTAACGGAGGCTCACATAGTGATGCGCCAATCGCATTTCAGGAATTCATGGTGATGCCTGTAAAAGCAAAAAGTTTTACCCATGCCATGCAAATGGGGTCGGAGATCTTTCATCATTTAAAAAAGGTGTTACATGATAGGGGCTTGAGCACTGCGGTTGGAGATGAAGGTGGTTTTGCGCCAACTTTGGACGGAACTGAAGATGCTTTGGAGACTATTTTGCTTGCCATAAAAAATGCAGGTTATAAAGGAGGGGATGAAGTGATGATCGCCTTAGATTGTGCTGCTGCGGAATTCTATGTAAAAGGAAAATACGACTATACAAAATTTGAAGGGGATCAAGGAAAAATAAGGACTAGTGAAGAGCAAGCAACTTATCTGACCGAGCTTTCAGAAAAATATCCTATTATTTCTATTGAAGATGGTATGGATGAAAATGACTGGGAAGGATGGAAATCTTTAACAGATAAATGTGGAGATAAAGTGCAGCTTGTTGGAGACGATCTTTTTGTGACCAATGTAGAGCGTTTATCAAGAGGGATTAAGGAAGGAATTGCAAATTCTATTTTAATTAAAGTAAACCAAATTGGAACTTTAACTGAAACAATTGCAACAGTGAATATGGCCAAAAATGCTGGGTACACTTGTGTGATGTCCCACAGATCTGGTGAAACAGAAGATAATACCATTGCAGATCTTGCAGTGGCATTAAATACGGGTCAAATTAAAACAGGTTCTGCCTCCAGAAGTGATAGAATGGCTAAATACAATCAGTTATTAAGGATTGAAGAAGAACTGGAAAGTGTGGCATATTATCCACAAATGAATGCCTTTAAGGTTTAA
- the infA gene encoding translation initiation factor IF-1 — MAKQSAIEQDGTIIEALSNAMFRVELENGHVVTAHISGKMRMHYIKLLPGDKVKLEMSPYDLSKARITYRY, encoded by the coding sequence ATGGCAAAGCAATCAGCAATAGAACAAGACGGAACAATTATAGAAGCATTATCAAATGCTATGTTTCGTGTGGAACTTGAGAACGGCCACGTGGTGACCGCCCACATTTCAGGAAAGATGCGTATGCATTATATTAAATTACTTCCTGGCGATAAAGTGAAATTAGAAATGAGTCCTTACGATTTATCTAAGGCTCGAATAACTTACAGATACTAA
- the rpsK gene encoding 30S ribosomal protein S11, protein MAKTQKTAQKKRKVIVESNGEAHITASFNNIIISLTNKKGDLISWSSAGKMGFRGSKKNTPYAAQLAAEDASKVAHEAGLRKVKVYVKGPGNGRESAMRSIHNSGIEVTEIIDVTPLPHNGCRPPKRRRV, encoded by the coding sequence ATGGCAAAAACTCAAAAAACTGCTCAAAAGAAACGTAAAGTAATCGTTGAGTCTAATGGAGAAGCGCATATTACTGCTTCTTTTAACAACATCATTATTTCTTTAACAAACAAAAAAGGAGATTTGATCTCTTGGTCATCTGCCGGTAAAATGGGTTTTAGAGGATCTAAGAAAAACACTCCCTACGCCGCTCAATTAGCTGCTGAAGATGCATCGAAAGTTGCACATGAAGCTGGTTTAAGAAAAGTAAAAGTATATGTTAAAGGACCAGGAAATGGTAGGGAATCTGCTATGCGTTCTATCCACAATTCAGGAATAGAAGTAACCGAAATTATCGATGTTACTCCTTTGCCGCACAATGGATGTAGACCTCCTAAAAGACGTAGGGTTTAA
- the ykgO gene encoding type B 50S ribosomal protein L36: MKVRASVKKRSADCKIVRRKGRLYVINKKNPKFKQRQG, encoded by the coding sequence ATGAAAGTAAGAGCATCAGTTAAAAAAAGAAGTGCCGACTGCAAAATAGTGCGCAGAAAAGGTAGACTTTACGTGATTAACAAAAAGAATCCAAAATTTAAACAAAGACAAGGTTAA
- a CDS encoding dimethylarginine dimethylaminohydrolase family protein, protein MLKLNIKSETSPLKAVVLGTAKSNGGTPEYKDAYDPKSAEHIKAGTYPLEEDMVKEMEAVAAVFEKYNVQVFRPKIIEDYNQIFTRDIAFVIDDKFVIANILPNRDEEIEAINHVLVQIDPDKILTMPESAHIEGGDVMPYKDYILVGTYKGEDYKDFITARTNMKGVKALQELFPNRKVVSFSLRKSNTVAKDNALHLDCCFQPVGKNKAIMYKGGFLIEEEYNWLVNLFGKENIFEITRDEMYNMNSNIFSISEDVVISERNFTRLNTWLREQGITVEKVPYAEISKQEGLLRCSTLPLIRE, encoded by the coding sequence ATGCTGAAACTGAATATTAAGAGTGAAACTTCCCCTTTAAAAGCGGTGGTATTGGGTACGGCTAAAAGTAATGGAGGGACACCCGAATATAAAGACGCCTACGATCCCAAATCTGCAGAACATATCAAAGCTGGAACATATCCACTAGAAGAAGATATGGTAAAAGAGATGGAAGCGGTAGCTGCGGTTTTTGAAAAGTACAATGTTCAGGTTTTTAGGCCAAAAATTATAGAAGATTATAATCAGATCTTTACAAGGGATATCGCATTTGTAATTGATGACAAGTTTGTGATAGCCAATATTTTGCCCAATAGGGATGAAGAAATCGAGGCCATTAACCATGTACTTGTTCAGATAGACCCAGATAAGATCTTGACGATGCCAGAATCTGCACATATTGAAGGTGGGGATGTGATGCCATATAAAGATTATATTTTGGTAGGTACATACAAGGGCGAAGACTATAAGGACTTTATTACTGCAAGGACCAACATGAAAGGCGTGAAGGCACTTCAGGAATTATTTCCAAATAGAAAAGTGGTTTCCTTCAGTTTGAGGAAATCCAATACAGTGGCCAAGGATAATGCACTACATTTGGATTGTTGCTTTCAACCCGTTGGTAAAAATAAGGCTATCATGTATAAAGGAGGGTTCTTAATTGAAGAAGAATATAATTGGTTGGTGAATCTCTTCGGAAAAGAAAATATATTTGAGATCACCCGAGATGAGATGTATAATATGAATTCCAATATTTTTTCAATTTCTGAAGATGTTGTAATTTCTGAAAGGAATTTTACCAGATTGAACACTTGGTTGAGGGAGCAGGGAATTACAGTAGAAAAAGTTCCTTATGCTGAGATTTCCAAGCAAGAAGGATTATTAAGATGTTCTACCTTACCATTAATAAGAGAATAA
- the rpsM gene encoding 30S ribosomal protein S13, which produces MARIAGVDIPKQKRGVIALTYIFGIGKSRAERILKEANVDESIKVSDWDDDQIGRIREAVGTFKIEGELRSEVQMSIKRLMDIGCYRGVRHRSGLPLRGQRTKNNSRTRKGRRKTVANKKKATK; this is translated from the coding sequence ATGGCTAGAATTGCAGGTGTTGATATACCAAAACAAAAACGCGGAGTTATAGCATTGACCTATATCTTCGGAATTGGCAAAAGTAGGGCTGAAAGAATCCTGAAAGAAGCCAACGTAGACGAGAGTATTAAAGTTTCAGATTGGGACGATGACCAAATTGGTAGGATTCGTGAAGCTGTTGGAACTTTTAAAATTGAAGGTGAATTACGTTCAGAAGTGCAAATGAGTATCAAACGTCTTATGGATATAGGATGTTACCGTGGTGTGCGTCATAGATCTGGTCTTCCATTAAGGGGGCAAAGAACTAAGAACAATTCAAGAACCAGAAAAGGTAGAAGAAAAACAGTTGCCAATAAGAAGAAAGCAACTAAATAA
- the secY gene encoding preprotein translocase subunit SecY, producing MKFINTIKNIWKIEELKNRILVTLGLLLVYRFGAQVVLPGIDASQLSNLASQTESGLLGLLNAFTGGAFSNASVFALGIMPYISASIVVQLMGIAVPYLQKLQKEGESGRRRINQITRWLTIAITLVQGPGYIYNLFATLPQSAFLLGNTVTFVASSVIILTTGTIFAMWLGEKITDKGIGNGISLLIMVGIIATLPQAFIQEFASRVFESNGGLVMILIELVIWFAIIMASIMLVMAVRQIAVQYARRTASGGYEKNVFGSRQYIPLKLNASGVMPIIFAQAIMFIPAAVAGLSDGETSQGVAAAFSDIFGFWYNLVFALLIIVFTYFYTAITVPTNKMADDLKRSGGFIPGIRPGGDTAEYLDRIMSQITLPGSIFLALIAVFPAIVYQLLGVQQGWALFFGGTSLLIMVGVAIDTMQQVNSYLLNRHYDGLMKTGKNRKAVA from the coding sequence ATGAAATTTATCAATACTATAAAAAATATTTGGAAAATTGAGGAACTAAAAAATAGAATTTTAGTGACCCTTGGTTTGTTATTGGTATACCGTTTTGGTGCACAGGTTGTGCTTCCTGGGATAGATGCTTCACAGTTATCTAACCTAGCTAGTCAAACTGAAAGTGGGCTTTTGGGTCTGCTTAACGCATTTACAGGTGGTGCTTTTTCAAACGCTTCCGTTTTTGCATTGGGAATTATGCCCTACATCTCTGCTTCCATTGTGGTGCAGTTAATGGGAATCGCAGTTCCTTACTTGCAGAAACTTCAAAAAGAAGGAGAAAGCGGAAGAAGAAGGATCAACCAGATAACAAGATGGTTGACTATTGCTATTACCTTGGTTCAAGGGCCGGGTTATATTTATAACTTGTTTGCTACCCTACCTCAAAGTGCCTTTTTATTGGGTAACACTGTAACTTTTGTTGCATCCTCGGTAATAATTCTTACTACCGGAACTATATTTGCAATGTGGTTAGGTGAAAAAATTACCGATAAAGGAATAGGGAATGGTATTTCCTTATTGATTATGGTTGGTATTATAGCAACATTGCCTCAGGCTTTTATTCAGGAATTTGCTTCCCGGGTATTTGAGTCCAATGGTGGATTGGTTATGATCCTTATAGAATTGGTAATTTGGTTTGCTATTATAATGGCTTCTATCATGTTAGTGATGGCTGTCCGGCAAATAGCAGTGCAATATGCGCGAAGAACGGCATCTGGAGGATATGAGAAGAATGTATTTGGATCAAGACAATACATTCCGCTTAAATTGAATGCTTCTGGAGTAATGCCTATTATCTTCGCTCAGGCAATAATGTTTATACCAGCTGCCGTGGCAGGACTTTCCGATGGAGAGACTTCTCAAGGTGTTGCAGCTGCGTTTAGTGATATATTTGGATTTTGGTACAACTTGGTTTTTGCGTTGTTAATTATAGTATTTACTTACTTTTATACGGCAATTACAGTACCTACCAATAAAATGGCAGATGATCTTAAGAGAAGTGGTGGATTTATACCTGGGATTCGTCCAGGGGGGGATACTGCAGAGTACTTAGATAGAATCATGTCTCAGATAACCCTTCCGGGTTCAATTTTCCTCGCTCTTATAGCAGTGTTCCCTGCTATAGTGTATCAACTGTTGGGTGTACAACAGGGATGGGCATTGTTCTTTGGAGGTACCTCATTGTTGATTATGGTGGGGGTTGCGATTGATACTATGCAGCAAGTGAATTCATACTTGTTGAATAGACATTACGATGGTTTGATGAAAACCGGTAAAAATAGAAAAGCAGTAGCATAA
- the rplQ gene encoding 50S ribosomal protein L17, which translates to MRHGKKINHLGRKTAHRKSMLANMACSLIEHKRINTTVAKAKALKQFVEPLITKSKEDTTHNRRLVFAKLRQKDFVAELFRDVAAKIGDRPGGYTRIIKLGNRLGDNADMAMIELVDYNEIYNLTKPEKKKSTRRAGKKKATEGTTAKAETKTSEKKAEKKADKKDDKKED; encoded by the coding sequence ATGAGACACGGAAAAAAAATAAATCATTTAGGAAGAAAAACGGCACATCGTAAGTCAATGTTGGCTAACATGGCGTGTTCCCTAATTGAGCATAAAAGAATAAACACCACTGTTGCTAAAGCGAAAGCTTTAAAGCAGTTTGTGGAGCCTTTGATCACAAAATCCAAAGAAGATACAACTCACAACAGAAGATTGGTTTTCGCTAAACTTCGTCAGAAAGATTTCGTTGCAGAATTGTTCCGAGATGTTGCTGCTAAAATAGGTGACCGTCCGGGTGGATATACAAGAATTATCAAATTAGGTAATAGACTTGGTGATAACGCGGATATGGCAATGATAGAATTAGTTGATTACAACGAAATCTACAACCTTACGAAGCCAGAGAAGAAAAAATCTACTCGTAGAGCTGGTAAAAAGAAAGCTACAGAAGGAACTACGGCAAAAGCTGAAACTAAAACTTCTGAAAAGAAAGCTGAGAAAAAGGCTGACAAAAAAGACGATAAAAAAGAAGACTAA